From the genome of Saccharomyces eubayanus strain FM1318 chromosome X, whole genome shotgun sequence, one region includes:
- the MRPL8 gene encoding mitochondrial 54S ribosomal protein bL17m has product MTVGIARKLSRDKPHRDALLKNLACQLFQHGSIVSTHAKCKEASRVAERIITWTKRALATNNSVSQAELRAQIQSQLFLAGDNRKLMERLFNEIAPRYVERPGGYTRVLRLEPRANDSAPQSVLELVDLPVASESHAVNRGNLKMWLLVKSVINDDTNHLPHSELTLQNLYKLAKFKPEAQLHSEFSLIKEILFKELALPYDKTVEEEKTQALLKQVYSSALPKKQRKPSSYVMVPRP; this is encoded by the coding sequence ATGACGGTGGGTATTGCTAGAAAGCTATCCAGGGACAAGCCGCATAGGGACGCGCTGCTGAAGAACCTTGCGTGCCAGCTGTTCCAGCACGGGTCGATCGTGTCGACACATGCCAAGTGTAAAGAAGCCTCCAGGGTCGCAGAACGGATCATCACCTGGACGAAGAGAGCGCTCGCGACGAACAACAGTGTGTCGCAAGCAGAGCTGAGAGCGCAGATCCAGAGCCAGCTGTTTCTGGCGGGGGACAATCGCAAGCTGATGGAGCGGTTGTTCAACGAGATTGCTCCACGGTACGTGGAAAGGCCCGGCGGGTACACCCGTGTGCTGCGGTTGGAGCCCAGGGCCAACGACTCAGCTCCGCAATCCGTCCTGGAGCTGGTCGATTTGCCTGTGGCTTCTGAGTCGCACGCGGTGAACAGGGGCAACTTGAAGATGTGGCTGTTGGTGAAGTCGGTCATTAACGATGACACCAACCACCTGCCCCACAGCGAGCTGACGCTGCAGAATCTGTACAAGCTGGCGAAGTTCAAGCCGGAAGCGCAGTTGCACAGTGAGTTCTCGCTGATTAAGGAGATCCTGTTCAAGGAACTGGCCTTGCCCTACGATAAGACGGtggaggaagaaaagacgCAGGCGCTTTTGAAACAAGTCTACTCTTCCGCGTTGCCCAAGAAGCAGAGGAAGCCCTCGTCTTATGTCATGGTTCCCAGACCCTAG
- the COA3 gene encoding Coa3p codes for MVLNPSKYQDTRTWKMTPAMIRARKPFFKGNLLGLTVLLGITGSVYYYTYSFLHKDNDFADVPIPPIDAKELEALKKEYEAKKKT; via the coding sequence ATGGTTTTGAATCCCTCCAAGTACCAGGACACGCGMACGTGGAAGATGACGCCCGCCATGATCCGGGCTCGCAAACCCTTCTTCAAGGGCAATCTGCTCGGGCTCACGGTGCTGCTGGGCATCACGGGTTCCGTCTACTACTATACATACAGCTTCCTGCACAAGGACAACGACTTTGCAGACGTGCCCATCCCGCCCATCGACGCGAAGGAGCTCGAGGCTCTCAAGAAAGAGTACGaggccaagaagaagaccTGA
- the LAS21 gene encoding mannose-ethanolamine phosphotransferase LAS21 has protein sequence MNLKQLMCLSCAQLFAILLFIFAFFPRKIVLPGISHQDPDQDRDLQHERPFQKLVFVVIDALRSDFLFDSGMSHFNNVHQWLNTGEAWGYTSFANPPTVTLPRLKSITTGSTPSFIDLLLNVAQDVDSNDLSEHDSWLQQFIQHNNTIRFMGDDTWLKLFPHEWFDFTDPTHSFFVSDFTQVDNNVTRNLPEKLFQEWAQWDVAILHYLGLDHIGHKDGPNSKFMSTKHQEMDSILKTIYDQVLEHKSDDDTLICVLGDHGMNELGNHGGSSAGETSAGLLFLSPKLSQFAKPASQAENALPINGTLGGDFQYLETVQQIDIVPTIAALFGMPIPMNSVGIIIPDFLQLLPNKLASMKENFMHLWRLSDHQEEAVLDDLAISDIYSKMYDIQETLTKSATNYNYPLLSLAFVSFLIITIIATYQLQRHSGHTFCKLRTSSLSVLLVSIILGVSTFASSFIEEEHQLWWWIVTAFSAVPLFVYKLNASVITRWFILLACVRLIKFWNNSGQKFIYTNVMSNILSQNPYWKWSLNLLTFLALIMASARSQLLHFIMSTILVGLCFIYKISWEIVNGDQAEIPLFMQDLLTKIDFVPSESNLITLARVFFQAWAIVVISRLVLTKLKVLDQRYLIRDMKLYVTILLILQTSSQNIGQFLVFQILQSQICYFFKNFPISSSTNKIYLSNLVSLILQNFSFFQFGGTNSISTIDLGNAYHGVSSDYNIAVVGLLMSIANFAPAIYWSMLPWSINYGPSPSQNKLQTFVRSKLPTFTYHCIFGTCLMTACILLRFHLFIWSVFSPKLCYFLGWNLVMGLLNGWIPELTVILALD, from the coding sequence ATGAACTTGAAGCAGCTCATGTGCCTATCGTGCGCACAGCTATTCGCCAtcctcctcttcatctttgCCTTTTTCCCCAGGAAAATCGTGCTGCCAGGCATATCGCATCAGGATCCAGACCAGGACCGCGATCTTCAGCACGAGAGGCCCTTTCAAAAGCTGGTCTTCGTGGTCATCGACGCCCTCAGATCGGACTTTCTTTTCGATTCCGGAATGTCCCATTTCAACAACGTGCACCAATGGCTCAATACGGGCGAGGCCTGGGGCTACACGTCTTTTGCCAACCCTCCCACCGTCACGCTGCCCCGACTAAAGAGTATCACAACAGGGTCCACCCCCAGCTTCATTGACCTGCTGCTGAACGTGGCTCAGGACGTGGACTCCAACGACCTGTCGGAACACGATTCCTGGCTGCAACAGTTCATCCAGCACAACAACACGATCCGCTTTATGGGCGATGACACGTGGCTGAAACTCTTCCCACATGAGTGGTTCGACTTCACCGACCCCACCCACTCCTTCTTCGTCAGCGACTTTACTCAAGTTGACAACAACGTGACGAGGAATCTGCCGGAGAAGCTATTCCAGGAATGGGCCCAATGGGACGTGGCTATTCTCCACTACTTGGGTCTCGACCACATCGGCCATAAAGATGGCCCGAATTCGAAGTTCATGTCCACGAAACACCAAGAAATGGACAGCATCTTGAAAACAATCTACGATCAAGTGCTAGAGCACAAAAGTGACGACGACACGTTGATTTGTGTTCTCGGTGACCACGGTATGAACGAACTGGGCAACCATGGTGGCTCTTCAGCCGGCGAAACTTCCGCGGGgctcttgttcttgtcaCCAAAGTTGTCTCAGTTTGCCAAGCCAGCATCGCAAGCGGAGAATGCCTTGCCCATCAATGGTACCCTGGGCGGtgattttcaatatttagAGACTGTGCAACAGATCGATATCGTCCCCACCATAGCCGCTCTGTTTGGTATGCCCATCCCGATGAACAGCGTGGGCATCATCATACCGGATTTCCTACAACTACTTCCTAACAAACTGGCAAGTATGAAAGAGAACTTCATGCATCTGTGGAGGCTGTCTGaccatcaagaagaagcgGTTCTTGACGATTTAGCCATTAGtgatatatattcaaagaTGTACGATATCCAAGAAACTCTAACTAAGTCCGCAACAAACTATAACTATCCGCTCTTGTCATTAGCCTTTGTCAGTTTCCTCATCATAACAATCATTGCTACTTATCAATTACAACGCCATTCCGGACACACTTTCTGCAAATTGCGGACCTCTTCCCTCTCTGTATTATTGGTTTCCATAATACTAGGTGTTTCCACATTTGCAAGCAGTTTCATCGAGGAAGAACACCAACTGTGGTGGTGGATAGTAACGGCGTTCTCCGCGGTCCCTCTCTTCGTGTACAAACTAAACGCGTCCGTAATCACACGTTGGTTTATATTGTTGGCATGCGTTCGTTTGATTAAGTTTTGGAATAACAGTGGCCAGAAATTTATTTACACCAATGTTATGTCAAATATACTTAGCCAGAACCCCTATTGGAAATggtctttgaatttgttgacGTTCCTAGCACTGATAATGGCGTCTGCTCGCTCCCAATTGTTACATTTTATCATGTCCACTATTTTAGTCGGATTGTGTTTCATATACAAAATTTCATGGGAAATTGTAAACGGTGATCAGGCTGAGATACCACTCTTTATGCAAGATTTGCTGACTAAAATTGACTTTGTCCCAAGTGAAAGTAATCTGATTACATTGGCGCGTGTTTTCTTCCAGGCTTGGGCCATTGTTGTCATTTCAAGATTAGTATTGACTAAATTGAAAGTCTTAGACCAAAGGTACCTAATTAGAGATATGAAACTATACGTGACAATCTTGTTGATTTTACAAACATCGTCTCAAAATATTGGCCAATTCCtcgttttccaaattttacAATCACAAATTTGctactttttcaaaaatttcccCATCTCATCATCAACTAATAAGATTTACCTGTCAAATTTAGTTTCGTTAATTCTACAAAATTTCTCGTTCTTCCAATTCGGGGGTACAAATTCTATTTCTACCATAGATCTTGGAAACGCATACCATGGTGTTTCTTCCGATTATAACATCGCTGTAGTGGGACTACTAATGTCCATTGCAAATTTCGCGCCAGCAATTTATTGGTCCATGCTACCATGGTCAATAAATTATGGGCCTTCCCCGTCGCAAAATAAATTACAAACTTTTGTCAGGAGTAAATTACCAACTTTCACCTACCACTGCATTTTTGGAACTTGCTTGATGACGGCATGTATCCTTTTAagatttcatctttttatttggtCCGTTTTCAGTCCTAAATTGTGTTATTTTCTAGGTTGGAATCTCGTGATGGGATTGCTAAATGGGTGGATACCTGAATTGACCGTTATATTGGCTCTGGATTAG
- the NUP82 gene encoding linker nucleoporin NUP82 has protein sequence MPQSDSLAALPIFQASLSARQTPRYIFSSHNGTRLVVIQDNIIRWCSSLTDPSYQSLSFSRHLVLDDTFHVISCASGDLLCFYNGQEIFVMEIPWGYSNVEDVSIQDAFQVFHYSINESELGSNSLIKKVLFHPKSYNDSCIVVLKKDDTITMFDILNQHKRPIVLNKCNSSFGLDARVNDITDLAFSKDGLTLYCLNTTEGGDIFALYPFLPSVLSLSEKDLGWILNKSLVMYESLNSTTDYKVKRNITKQLQFVSKLHKNWDSKLAKVQIDDEYRLVKMQGPFTINPFPNELYDYTASKITTIPIDNEQNEIICVSFDDGSLILLFQDLEMSMSWDVDNYVYNNSLILIERTKLQQKEMKCLTTLPDQLGKLYVTFKSSVHQLDCTSWTSVLSKCIDESDLNALADVKFVSNFEDIATIEQLSNFAYINWNNKSSLALISKEKLTIQNISSHKEEQSLNDSAALGTNEYSDKSDTGKRGYEISFTQPINEILSLNESFQKVCLSPCERIIPPADRQLPLKNEANENQLEIFTDISKEFLQKIIKAQSLGVSIHNRIHEQQFELTRQLQSTSKIIAKDEVLRKKLEAQTKKWDSQSSRQAKLMVRFSKLTQNLSKIAESDKFKEQNISHGEMEWFKEIRNQILQFNGFVHSQKSLQQDLSYLKRELIRIESETASADKKSQNEWDELRKMLEVDSKIIKECNEELVHVSQQLTTKTQ, from the coding sequence ATGCCCCAATCCGATAGCTTAGCTGCATTGcccatttttcaagcatCGCTTTCAGCGAGGCAAACCCCACGTTATATCTTCAGTTCCCACAATGGAACAAGATTGGTTGTCATTCAAGATAATATAATAAGATGGTGCAGTTCGCTCACCGATCCATCCTACCAAAGCTTGAGCTTTAGCCGTCACTTGGTTTTGGACGACACCTTTCATGTTATATCTTGTGCGTCTGGCGATTTGCTCTGTTTCTATAACGGTCAAGAGATCTTTGTAATGGAAATTCCCTGGGGCTATTCAAATGTAGAGGACGTTTCCATTCAAGACGCATTCCAAGTATTTCACTACTCTATTAATGAATCGGAACTTGGttcaaattctttgatcaagaaaGTCCTATTTCATCCGAAGAGTTACAATGATTCCTGTATAGTGGTTCTAAAAAAGGATGATACCATTACAATGTTCGATATTCTCAATCAACATAAGAGGCCGATTGTTCTGAACAAATGCAATAGCTCATTTGGTTTAGATGCACGCGTAAACGACATCACGGATTTGGCATTCAGTAAAGATGGGTTGACATTGTACTGTTTAAACACTACAGAAGGTGGCGATATCTTTGCACTTTACCCATTTTTACCTTCAGTACTATCTTTGAGTGAGAAAGATTTGGGTTGGATCTTAAATAAATCATTAGTGATGTACGAGTCTTTGAATTCCACGACAGATTAtaaagtgaaaagaaatatcacTAAACAATTGCAATTTGTTTCCAAACTACACAAAAATTGGGATTCCAAACTTGCTAAAGTCCAAATTGATGATGAATATCGTTTGGTGAAGATGCAAGGGCCCTTTACCATAAACCCCTTTCCTAACGAGTTGTATGATTATACAGCATCAAAGATCACAACCATACCGATTGACAATGAGCAGAATGAAATTATTTGTGTCAGTTTTGATGACGGGTCTcttattttgttatttcAAGATTTAGAGATGTCAATGTCATGGGATGTGGACAACTACGTCTATAATAATtcgttgattttgattGAACGAACAAAATTACAGCAAAAGGAGATGAAGTGTCTAACAACATTACCAGATCAATTGGGGAAATTATACGTgactttcaaaagctcTGTACATCAACTGGACTGTACAAGCTGGACTTCCGTATTGAGTAAATGTATCGATGAATCCGATTTAAATGCACTTGCAGATGTGAAGTTTGTAAgtaattttgaagatatcGCAACCATTGAACAACTCTCAAACTTCGCTTATATCAACTGGAATAACAAGTCCAGTTTGGCTTTgatatcaaaagaaaagttaacTATTCAAAACATATCAAGTCACAAGGAAGAGCAAAGTCTCAACGACTCTGCCGCACTTGGTACAAACGAGTACTCGGACAAGAGTGATACAGGAAAACGCGGTTATGAGATAAGTTTTACCCAACCCATCAACGAAATTCTTTCGTTAAatgaaagttttcaaaaagtttgtCTAAGCCCATGTGAAAGAATCATCCCTCCAGCAGATCGTCAATtacctttgaaaaatgaagctAATGAGAACCAGCTAGAAATCTTTACCGATATTTCCAAGgaatttttacaaaaaattatcaaagCCCAATCCTTGGGTGTCTCTATACACAACAGAATACATGAGCAACAGTTTGAACTAACTCGCCAGTTACAATCTACGTCCAAGATAATCGCTAAGGATGAAGTTTTACGGAAGAAACTTGAAGCACAAACTAAAAAATGGGACTCTCAAAGTAGCAGGCAAGCAAAACTAATGGTTAGATTTAGCAAATTAACCCAAAACCTTTCCAAGATTGCCGAATCCGATAAATTCAAGGAACAGAATATAAGCCACGGTGAAATGGAGTGGTTCAAAGAAATACGTAATCAAATACTGCAGTTTAACGGTTTTGTTCACTCTCAAAAATCTCTACAGCAAGATCTATCATATTTGAAGAGGGAACTGATTCGTATCGAGTCTGAAACCGCCAGTGCTGATAAAAAGAGCCAAAACGAATGGGACGAACTGCGCAAGATGCTGGAAGTAGATtcaaaaatcatcaaagaaTGTAACGAAGAACTGGTGCATGTATCCCAACAACTCACCACTAAGACACAATGA
- the BNA3 gene encoding kynurenine--oxoglutarate transaminase, whose protein sequence is MKQRFIRQLISKMSTGKPKIVANKYFTSNTAKDVWSLTNEAAAQAANNSNNQGRELINLGQGFFSYSPPQFAIKEAQKALEIPLVNQYSPTRGRPSLINSLIDMYTPIYNTELKAENVVVTTGANEGILSCLMGLLNAGDEVIVFEPFFDQYIPNIELCGGKVVYVPINPPKELDRRNTRGEEWTIDFEQFEKAITSKTKAIIINTPHNPIGKVFTHSELTNLGNICVKHNVAIISDEVYEHLYFTDSFTRVATLSPEIGQLTLTVGSAGKSFAATGWRIGWVVSLNAELLSYAAKAHTRICFASPSPLQEACANSINDALKIGYFENMRQEYITKFKIFTSVFDELGLPYTAPEGSYFVLVDFSKVKIPKDYPYPEEIMDKGKDFRISHWLINELGVVAIPPTEFYIKEHEKAAENLLRFAVCKDDAYLKKAVERLRLLKDYL, encoded by the coding sequence ATGAAACAACGCTTTATCCGTCAGCTCATAAGCAAAATGTCTACCGGAAAACCGAAAATTGTCGCTAACAAGTACTTCACTTCTAACACAGCTAAGGATGTTTGGTCATTGACCAATGAAGCTGCTGCGCAGGCTGCCAATAACTCCAACAACCAAGGTCGTGAACTGATAAACCTGGGTCAAGGCTTTTTTTCGTATTCCCCTCCTCAATTCGCCATCAAAGAAGCTCAGAAGGCCTTAGAGATTCCATTGGTTAACCAATATTCTCCAACTAGAGGTCGCCCGTCGTTAATCAATTCGTTAATTGACATGTATACTCCCATTTATAATACAGAATTGAAAGCTGAGAACGTGGTCGTTACCACAGGCGCCAATGAAGGtattctttcttgcttAATGGGGCTATTGAATGCTGGTGATGAagttattgtttttgaacCATTTTTTGATCAATATATTCCAAATATCGAACTATGTGGAGGTAAAGTAGTGTATGTTCCTATCAATCCTCCAAAGGAGTTGGATCGAAGAAATACCAGAGGTGAAGAATGGACCATTGATTTCgaacaatttgaaaaagccaTCACCTCCAAGACAAAAGCCATCATTATCAATACTCCTCACAACCCTATCGGTAAAGTTTTTACTCACAGCGAACTAACTAATTTAGGTAACATATGTGTCAAGCACAATGTTGCTATCATTTCTGATGAAGTTTATGAACACCTTTATTTCACAGATTCATTTACAAGAGTTGCCACACTTTCTCCGGAAATCGGACAATTGACTTTGACTGTTGGCTCTGCTGGTAAATCATTTGCTGCCACTGGTTGGAGAATCGGCTGGGTCGTATCCTTGAATGCAGAATTATTAAGCTATGCGGCAAAGGCGCACACAAGAATCTGCTTTGCATCCCCGTCACCATTACAGGAAGCTTGTGCAAACTCTATTAACGACGCATTGAAAATCGGTTATTTCGAAAACATGAGACAAGAATACATCACTAAATTCAAGATCTTCACATCAGTGTTCGATGAATTGGGCTTGCCATACACTGCACCTGAAGGCTCATATTTTGTCTTGGTTGATTTCTCGAAGGTCAAAATTCCAAAGGACTATCCATATCCAGAGGAAATCATGGATAAGGGTAAAGATTTCCGTATTTCTCATTGGTTGATTAATGAGTTGGGTGTGGTTGCTATTCCTCCCACCGAATTTTACATCAAAGAGCACGAAAAGGCTGCTGAGAACTTGCTAAGATTCGCAGTTTGCAAAGATGATGCTTATCTGAAAAAGGCCGTGGAAAGATTGAGACTACTAAAAGACTACTTATAA
- the YHC3 gene encoding amino acid transporter YHC3 — MREESRQVYCYFWLFGLINNVLYVVILSAAVDIVGPTLPKSLVLLADILPSLTIKLCSPFFIDRIKYSYRIWSLILLSCLGMFLVSFKNLFVCLLGISFASLSSGFGEVTFLQLTHHYKQISLNGWSSGTGGAGILGGASYMILTSIFKVPVRLALLVFSILPFAFLFYFKLDANGTSSIYQSVRQLDEAEDEQLEPSTVTLTHTNASQSLYNSRQHIFQTFKRLRRLVLPYMLPLTTVYLFEYLINQAVSPTLLFPIDSKENKSMPFFFHKYRDMYVTYGTLYQLGVFISRSFGHLIRMRNLYILAFLQGSNLCITILQSWFYVVHSPWSVMILIFYEGFLGGASYVNTFLNILEQEKPEETEFAMGAVSIADSFGVFLAALLGLGLEPKLCKHQVSDNRPWCRME; from the coding sequence ATGAGAGAGGAATCCCGCCAGGTGTATTGCTACTTTTGGCTCTTCGGTTTGATCAATAATGTACTATATGTGGTGATACTTTCGGCAGCTGTCGATATCGTGGGACCTACTTTGCCTAAATCGTTAGTTCTATTGGCGGATATACTCCCATCGCTGACAATTAAGTTATGTTCCCCGTTCTTTATTGATAGGATTAAGTATAGCTACAGGATATGGTCCTTGATTTTGCTGAGTTGTTTAGGGATGTTCttagtttcttttaaaaacttGTTCGTCTGTCTCTTGGGAATATCGTTTGCTTCTCTATCTTCCGGATTTGGTGAAGTGACATTCCTTCAATTAACGCATCATTATAAACAAATTTCGTTGAATGGTTGGTCCTCGGGTACTGGTGGTGCTGGGATTCTTGGAGGGGCATCCTATATGATTTTAACCTCGATTTTTAAAGTCCCGGTAAGGTTGGCCTTGTTGGTATTTAGTATCCTCCCGTTTGCATTTTTGTTCTACTTCAAATTAGATGCCAACGGTACCAGCTCGATATATCAAAGTGTCCGACAACTTGATGAAGCCGAGGACGAACAATTGGAGCCCTCTACTGTCACGTTGACACACACAAACGCTTCCCAATCCTTATATAACTCCAGGCAGCACATCTTTCAAACATTCAAAAGGCTTCGGAGATTGGTACTTCCATACATGCTTCCATTAACCACTGTCTATTTGTTCGAGTATTTAATAAATCAGGCAGTATCTCCCACCTTATTATTTCCAATTGATTCAAAGGAGAATAAGTCCatgccctttttttttcataagTACAGAGATATGTATGTTACCTACGGAACACTATACCAGTTAGGTGTCTTCATATCAAGATCATTTGGGCACTTGATAAGAATGAGAAATTTATACATTCTAGCCTTCTTACAAGGTTCGAATTTATGCATAACAATTTTACAATCATGGTTCTATGTGGTTCATTCGCCCTGGTCGGTGATGATATTAATATTCTATGAGGGTTTTCTTGGTGGTGCATCATATGTTAATAcatttttaaatattttggaaCAAGAGAAGCCCGAAGAAACAGAATTTGCCATGGGTGCTGTGTCTATTGCAGATTCATTTGGCGTTTTCTTGGCTGCCCTGCTTGGTTTGGGCCTAGAACCTAAGCTTTGTAAGCACCAGGTTTCTGATAATAGACCTTGGTGTAGAATGGAATGA
- the BIT61 gene encoding Bit61p: MIGEGVISRENTPKMMLHPVHSEQYLSVQPAMPTKDFHTSSEIIRQTLVDTTSDDIYSVKNFKGSRNPVSPSISNIGFQSIFQTADHPRSKFSVASNDSLKSNDEVSAISGRSKSSQIGEIKTTDSKEYSNNLAKQLSTDAISVGQKSLHSTSSSSYIKRKASGFLSRRGRAHTAISSDPASFLTTSSTLHNNSHSFRNVIKNFFQNKNHRHIGQDTIEPAIPNSLSKFLHSSYGRHKSPSQFIHTNAGQLVDSGTSVYSLNVNPSCANSNSIIVDPFSEIDPTSPNPVSMLHDLLRNLSSLEANYKHFNSQELTTLTNNIWNIFCSNVAELFRTQRIWKLRAKIEDFNEVLEFYCILKTDPRVSNGGMNRIVSDLKEFLVSSLYSLENQIVFNYSNEDTINNALKRLGVIWRIFYQEVYYDLAAVLLPLDRTISDDGDSTMLKLTNESRVHIGCDFSIGFLLLKCFRDSIVLPCYENFVTSNDGISRSFQLYIFNQEEENNVTETDKLTLLQCFGILSTIQSADRNQRIIDELLTGIRMSI, from the coding sequence ATGATAGGAGAGGGTGTGATCTCTCGAGAAAACACACCTAAAATGATGCTACACCCTGTTCATAGCGAACAGTACCTTAGCGTACAACCGGCGATGCCAACTAAAGATTTCCATACATCAAGTGAAATTATCCGCCAGACACTTGTAGACACAACAAGTGATGACATTTACTCTGTTAAGAATTTCAAAGGCTCAAGGAACCCTGTAAGCCCTAGTATTTCAAATATCGGATTCCAATCTATCTTCCAAACGGCAGATCATCCACGATCCAAGTTCAGTGTGGCCTCTAACGATTCCCTAAAAAGTAATGACGAAGTGTCTGCGATATCGGGCAGGTCCAAATCATCTCAAATCGGAGAGATTAAAACTACTGATTCAAAGGAATATTCGAACAATTTAGCTAAACAATTATCAACTGATGCAATTTCTGTTGGTCAGAAAAGTTTACACTCTACATCTTCCAGCAGctatataaaaagaaaagcatcTGGTTTTTTAAGTAGGAGGGGCAGGGCACATACGGCCATCTCATCAGATCCTGCGTCGTTTCTGACCACTTCAAGCACTTTGCATAACAATTCCCATTCATTCCGCAATGTAATCAAGaacttcttccaaaacaaaaaccaCAGGCACATAGGTCAAGATACTATAGAGCCAGCCATTCCCAACTCTTTGAGTAAATTTTTGCATTCTTCTTACGGAAGACACAAGTCGCCATCGCAATTTATCCATACTAACGCAGGACAGCTTGTAGACTCAGGAACCTCCGTTTACTCTTTGAATGTGAATCCATCCTGTGCCAATTCCAACTCCATTATTGTAGATCCGTTTTCTGAAATAGATCCCACGTCACCAAACCCTGTCTCCATGTTGCATGATCTCTTAAGAAACCTATCGTCTTTGGAAGCCAATTATAAACACTTTAACTCTCAAGAATTGACAACACTTACCAATAACATTTGGAATATATTTTGTAGTAATGTAGCAGAGCTATTCAGGACCCAAAGAATATGGAAACTTCGGGCAAAAATagaagatttcaatgaaGTTTTGGAATTTTATTGTATTTTAAAAACCGATCCAAGAGTTTCCAATGGTGGCATGAATAGAATCGTTAgtgatttgaaagagtttttAGTGAGCTCACTATACAGTTTGGAAAACcaaattgttttcaattatTCCAATGAAGATACAATAAATAACGCGCTGAAAAGGCTGGGTGTTATATGGCGCatattttatcaagaagTGTATTATGATTTGGCAGCTGTGTTATTACCATTAGATCGGACCATTAGCGACGATGGTGACTCCACGATGTTGAAATTGACAAATGAAAGCCGGGTACATATTGGCTGTGATTTTTCCattggttttcttttactcAAGTGTTTTAGAGACTCTATAGTTTTGCCTTGTTATGAAAACTTCGTGACTAGCAACGATGGAATAAGTAGAAGTTTTCAACTTTACATTTTcaatcaagaagaagaaaacaacgTCACTGAAACGGATAAGTTGACATTGTTACAGTGTTTTGGTATATTAAGCACTATCCAAAGTGCGGATAGAAATCAACGGattattgatgaattgTTGACAGGCATTAGAATGAGTATATAA